The following coding sequences are from one Panthera leo isolate Ple1 chromosome E1, P.leo_Ple1_pat1.1, whole genome shotgun sequence window:
- the CCT6B gene encoding T-complex protein 1 subunit zeta-2 isoform X1, translating to MAAITAVNSKAEVARARSALAVNICAARGLQDVLRTNLGPKGTMKMLISGAGDIKLTKDGNVLLHEMQIQHPTASLIAKVATAQDDITGDGTTSNVLIIGELLKQADLYISEGLHPRIIAEGFEAAKIKALEVLEKVKINKEMKREVLLDVARTSLQTKVPAELADVLTEAVVDSVLAIRRPGYPIDLFMIEIMEMKHKSETDTKLIRGLVLDHGARHPDMKKRVEDAFILSCNVSLEYEKIEVSSGFFYKSAEEKEKLVKAERKFIEDRVQKIIDLKDKVCAQSSKGFVVINQKGIDPFSLDALAKHGIVALRRAKRRNMESYNDLCNFRLSLACGGMAVNSLEDLSIHCLGHAGLVHECTLGEEKFTFIEACVNPRSVTLLVKGPNKHTLTQIKDALRDGLRAIKNAIEDGCVVPGAGAVEVAIAEALVNYKHSVKGRARLGVQAFANALLIIPKVLAQNSGYDLQETLVKVQAEHSESKQPVGIDLNTGEPMLAADAGVWDNYCVKKQLLHSCTVIATNILLVDEIMRAGMSSLKG from the exons ATGGCTGCGATCACGGCGGTGAACTCCAAGGCAGAGGTGGCGCGGGCCCGGTCGGCCTTGGCCGTCAACATATGCGCCGCCCGAGGGCTGCAAGATGTGCTACGTACCAACTTGGGGCCCAAGGGCACCATGAAAAT GCTTATTTCTGGTGCAGGTGACATCAAACTCACCAAAGATGGCAACGTACTGCTCCATGAGATG CAAATTCAACACCCAACAGCTTCCTTGATAGCAAAAGTGGCAACAGCCCAGGATGACATTACAGGAGATGGTACTACTTCCAATGTTCTAATTATTGGAGAGTTACTAAAACAAGCTGATCTTTACATATCTGAG GGCCTGCACCCTAGAATAATAGCTGAAGGATTTGAAGCTGCGAAGATAAAAGCACTTGAAGTTCTGGAAAAGGTTAAAAttaacaaagagatgaaaagagaagTCCTCTTAGATGTGGCTAGAACATCTCTACAAACTAAAGTTCCTGCTGAATTGGCTGATGTGTTAACAGAG GCTGTGGTGGATTCTGTTTTGGCTATTAGAAGACCGGGTTATCCTATTGATCTCTTCATGATAGAAATCATGGAGATGAAGCATAAATCAGAAACAGATACAAA gtTGATCAGAGGATTAGTTCTGGATCATGGTGCCCGTCATCCAGATATGAAGAAACGAGTAGAAGATGCGTTTATCCTTTCTTGCAATGTATCActagaatatgaaaaaat aGAGGTGAGCTCTGGTTTCTTTTATAAGTCtgctgaagagaaagagaaactggtaaaagctgaaagaaaatttattgaaGATCGAGTACAAAAAATAATAGACCTGAAAGACAAAGTCTGTGCTCAGTCCAGTAAAGGATTTGTTGTCATTAATCAAaag GGAATTGATCCATTTTCCTTAGATGCTCTTGCAAAACATGGCATAGTAGCTCTTCGCAgggcaaaaagaagaaatatggaaAG CTACAATGACCTCTGTAATTTCAGACTCTCTCTTGCTTGTGGTGGAATGGCTGTGAATTCTCTTGAAGACCTCAGTATACATTGTTTGGGGCATGCTGGTCTTGTACATGAGTGTACATTA GGTGAAGAAAAGTTCACTTTTATCGAGGCCTGTGTTAACCCTCGTTCTGTCACCTTGTTGGTTAAAGGACCAAATAAGCATACTCTCACACAAATCAAGGATGCTCTAAGGGATGGACTTCGTGCCATCAAAAATGCCATTGAAGATG GTTGTGTGGTTCCAGGAGCAGGTGCAGTTGAAGTGGCAATAGCTGAAGCTCTTGTTAATTACAAGCATAGTGTAAAAGGAAGAGCTCGTCTTGGAGTACAAGCTTTTGCTAATGCCTTACTCATTATTCCTAAG gTTCTTGCTCAGAATTCTGGTTATGACCTGCAGGAAACTCTAGTAAAAGTTCAGGCTGAACATTCAGAATCAAAACAACCTGTTGGCATAGACTTGAATACAG GTGAGCCAATGTTAGCAGCTGATGCAGGAGTTTGGGATAACTATTGTGTGAAAAAACAACTTCTTCACTCTTG CACAGTGATTGCCACCAACATTCTCCTGGTTGATGAAATTATGCGAGCTGGTATGTCTTCTCTTAAAGGGTGA
- the CCT6B gene encoding T-complex protein 1 subunit zeta-2 isoform X5, with product MAAITAVNSKAEVARARSALAVNICAARGLQDVLRTNLGPKGTMKMLISGAGDIKLTKDGNVLLHEMQIQHPTASLIAKVATAQDDITGDGTTSNVLIIGELLKQADLYISEGLHPRIIAEGFEAAKIKALEVLEKVKINKEMKREVLLDVARTSLQTKVPAELADVLTEGIDPFSLDALAKHGIVALRRAKRRNMESYNDLCNFRLSLACGGMAVNSLEDLSIHCLGHAGLVHECTLGEEKFTFIEACVNPRSVTLLVKGPNKHTLTQIKDALRDGLRAIKNAIEDGCVVPGAGAVEVAIAEALVNYKHSVKGRARLGVQAFANALLIIPKVLAQNSGYDLQETLVKVQAEHSESKQPVGIDLNTGEPMLAADAGVWDNYCVKKQLLHSCTVIATNILLVDEIMRAGMSSLKG from the exons ATGGCTGCGATCACGGCGGTGAACTCCAAGGCAGAGGTGGCGCGGGCCCGGTCGGCCTTGGCCGTCAACATATGCGCCGCCCGAGGGCTGCAAGATGTGCTACGTACCAACTTGGGGCCCAAGGGCACCATGAAAAT GCTTATTTCTGGTGCAGGTGACATCAAACTCACCAAAGATGGCAACGTACTGCTCCATGAGATG CAAATTCAACACCCAACAGCTTCCTTGATAGCAAAAGTGGCAACAGCCCAGGATGACATTACAGGAGATGGTACTACTTCCAATGTTCTAATTATTGGAGAGTTACTAAAACAAGCTGATCTTTACATATCTGAG GGCCTGCACCCTAGAATAATAGCTGAAGGATTTGAAGCTGCGAAGATAAAAGCACTTGAAGTTCTGGAAAAGGTTAAAAttaacaaagagatgaaaagagaagTCCTCTTAGATGTGGCTAGAACATCTCTACAAACTAAAGTTCCTGCTGAATTGGCTGATGTGTTAACAGAG GGAATTGATCCATTTTCCTTAGATGCTCTTGCAAAACATGGCATAGTAGCTCTTCGCAgggcaaaaagaagaaatatggaaAG CTACAATGACCTCTGTAATTTCAGACTCTCTCTTGCTTGTGGTGGAATGGCTGTGAATTCTCTTGAAGACCTCAGTATACATTGTTTGGGGCATGCTGGTCTTGTACATGAGTGTACATTA GGTGAAGAAAAGTTCACTTTTATCGAGGCCTGTGTTAACCCTCGTTCTGTCACCTTGTTGGTTAAAGGACCAAATAAGCATACTCTCACACAAATCAAGGATGCTCTAAGGGATGGACTTCGTGCCATCAAAAATGCCATTGAAGATG GTTGTGTGGTTCCAGGAGCAGGTGCAGTTGAAGTGGCAATAGCTGAAGCTCTTGTTAATTACAAGCATAGTGTAAAAGGAAGAGCTCGTCTTGGAGTACAAGCTTTTGCTAATGCCTTACTCATTATTCCTAAG gTTCTTGCTCAGAATTCTGGTTATGACCTGCAGGAAACTCTAGTAAAAGTTCAGGCTGAACATTCAGAATCAAAACAACCTGTTGGCATAGACTTGAATACAG GTGAGCCAATGTTAGCAGCTGATGCAGGAGTTTGGGATAACTATTGTGTGAAAAAACAACTTCTTCACTCTTG CACAGTGATTGCCACCAACATTCTCCTGGTTGATGAAATTATGCGAGCTGGTATGTCTTCTCTTAAAGGGTGA
- the CCT6B gene encoding T-complex protein 1 subunit zeta-2 isoform X4 — protein MAAITAVNSKAEVARARSALAVNICAARGLQDVLRTNLGPKGTMKMLISGAGDIKLTKDGNVLLHEMQIQHPTASLIAKVATAQDDITGDGTTSNVLIIGELLKQADLYISEGLHPRIIAEGFEAAKIKALEVLEKVKINKEMKREVLLDVARTSLQTKVPAELADVLTEAVVDSVLAIRRPGYPIDLFMIEIMEMKHKSETDTKEVSSGFFYKSAEEKEKLVKAERKFIEDRVQKIIDLKDKVCAQSSKGFVVINQKGIDPFSLDALAKHGIVALRRAKRRNMERLSLACGGMAVNSLEDLSIHCLGHAGLVHECTLGEEKFTFIEACVNPRSVTLLVKGPNKHTLTQIKDALRDGLRAIKNAIEDGCVVPGAGAVEVAIAEALVNYKHSVKGRARLGVQAFANALLIIPKVLAQNSGYDLQETLVKVQAEHSESKQPVGIDLNTGEPMLAADAGVWDNYCVKKQLLHSCTVIATNILLVDEIMRAGMSSLKG, from the exons ATGGCTGCGATCACGGCGGTGAACTCCAAGGCAGAGGTGGCGCGGGCCCGGTCGGCCTTGGCCGTCAACATATGCGCCGCCCGAGGGCTGCAAGATGTGCTACGTACCAACTTGGGGCCCAAGGGCACCATGAAAAT GCTTATTTCTGGTGCAGGTGACATCAAACTCACCAAAGATGGCAACGTACTGCTCCATGAGATG CAAATTCAACACCCAACAGCTTCCTTGATAGCAAAAGTGGCAACAGCCCAGGATGACATTACAGGAGATGGTACTACTTCCAATGTTCTAATTATTGGAGAGTTACTAAAACAAGCTGATCTTTACATATCTGAG GGCCTGCACCCTAGAATAATAGCTGAAGGATTTGAAGCTGCGAAGATAAAAGCACTTGAAGTTCTGGAAAAGGTTAAAAttaacaaagagatgaaaagagaagTCCTCTTAGATGTGGCTAGAACATCTCTACAAACTAAAGTTCCTGCTGAATTGGCTGATGTGTTAACAGAG GCTGTGGTGGATTCTGTTTTGGCTATTAGAAGACCGGGTTATCCTATTGATCTCTTCATGATAGAAATCATGGAGATGAAGCATAAATCAGAAACAGATACAAA aGAGGTGAGCTCTGGTTTCTTTTATAAGTCtgctgaagagaaagagaaactggtaaaagctgaaagaaaatttattgaaGATCGAGTACAAAAAATAATAGACCTGAAAGACAAAGTCTGTGCTCAGTCCAGTAAAGGATTTGTTGTCATTAATCAAaag GGAATTGATCCATTTTCCTTAGATGCTCTTGCAAAACATGGCATAGTAGCTCTTCGCAgggcaaaaagaagaaatatggaaAG ACTCTCTCTTGCTTGTGGTGGAATGGCTGTGAATTCTCTTGAAGACCTCAGTATACATTGTTTGGGGCATGCTGGTCTTGTACATGAGTGTACATTA GGTGAAGAAAAGTTCACTTTTATCGAGGCCTGTGTTAACCCTCGTTCTGTCACCTTGTTGGTTAAAGGACCAAATAAGCATACTCTCACACAAATCAAGGATGCTCTAAGGGATGGACTTCGTGCCATCAAAAATGCCATTGAAGATG GTTGTGTGGTTCCAGGAGCAGGTGCAGTTGAAGTGGCAATAGCTGAAGCTCTTGTTAATTACAAGCATAGTGTAAAAGGAAGAGCTCGTCTTGGAGTACAAGCTTTTGCTAATGCCTTACTCATTATTCCTAAG gTTCTTGCTCAGAATTCTGGTTATGACCTGCAGGAAACTCTAGTAAAAGTTCAGGCTGAACATTCAGAATCAAAACAACCTGTTGGCATAGACTTGAATACAG GTGAGCCAATGTTAGCAGCTGATGCAGGAGTTTGGGATAACTATTGTGTGAAAAAACAACTTCTTCACTCTTG CACAGTGATTGCCACCAACATTCTCCTGGTTGATGAAATTATGCGAGCTGGTATGTCTTCTCTTAAAGGGTGA
- the CCT6B gene encoding T-complex protein 1 subunit zeta-2 isoform X2 codes for MAAITAVNSKAEVARARSALAVNICAARGLQDVLRTNLGPKGTMKMLISGAGDIKLTKDGNVLLHEMQIQHPTASLIAKVATAQDDITGDGTTSNVLIIGELLKQADLYISEGLHPRIIAEGFEAAKIKALEVLEKVKINKEMKREVLLDVARTSLQTKVPAELADVLTEAVVDSVLAIRRPGYPIDLFMIEIMEMKHKSETDTKLIRGLVLDHGARHPDMKKRVEDAFILSCNVSLEYEKIEVSSGFFYKSAEEKEKLVKAERKFIEDRVQKIIDLKDKVCAQSSKGFVVINQKGIDPFSLDALAKHGIVALRRAKRRNMERLSLACGGMAVNSLEDLSIHCLGHAGLVHECTLGEEKFTFIEACVNPRSVTLLVKGPNKHTLTQIKDALRDGLRAIKNAIEDGCVVPGAGAVEVAIAEALVNYKHSVKGRARLGVQAFANALLIIPKVLAQNSGYDLQETLVKVQAEHSESKQPVGIDLNTGEPMLAADAGVWDNYCVKKQLLHSCTVIATNILLVDEIMRAGMSSLKG; via the exons ATGGCTGCGATCACGGCGGTGAACTCCAAGGCAGAGGTGGCGCGGGCCCGGTCGGCCTTGGCCGTCAACATATGCGCCGCCCGAGGGCTGCAAGATGTGCTACGTACCAACTTGGGGCCCAAGGGCACCATGAAAAT GCTTATTTCTGGTGCAGGTGACATCAAACTCACCAAAGATGGCAACGTACTGCTCCATGAGATG CAAATTCAACACCCAACAGCTTCCTTGATAGCAAAAGTGGCAACAGCCCAGGATGACATTACAGGAGATGGTACTACTTCCAATGTTCTAATTATTGGAGAGTTACTAAAACAAGCTGATCTTTACATATCTGAG GGCCTGCACCCTAGAATAATAGCTGAAGGATTTGAAGCTGCGAAGATAAAAGCACTTGAAGTTCTGGAAAAGGTTAAAAttaacaaagagatgaaaagagaagTCCTCTTAGATGTGGCTAGAACATCTCTACAAACTAAAGTTCCTGCTGAATTGGCTGATGTGTTAACAGAG GCTGTGGTGGATTCTGTTTTGGCTATTAGAAGACCGGGTTATCCTATTGATCTCTTCATGATAGAAATCATGGAGATGAAGCATAAATCAGAAACAGATACAAA gtTGATCAGAGGATTAGTTCTGGATCATGGTGCCCGTCATCCAGATATGAAGAAACGAGTAGAAGATGCGTTTATCCTTTCTTGCAATGTATCActagaatatgaaaaaat aGAGGTGAGCTCTGGTTTCTTTTATAAGTCtgctgaagagaaagagaaactggtaaaagctgaaagaaaatttattgaaGATCGAGTACAAAAAATAATAGACCTGAAAGACAAAGTCTGTGCTCAGTCCAGTAAAGGATTTGTTGTCATTAATCAAaag GGAATTGATCCATTTTCCTTAGATGCTCTTGCAAAACATGGCATAGTAGCTCTTCGCAgggcaaaaagaagaaatatggaaAG ACTCTCTCTTGCTTGTGGTGGAATGGCTGTGAATTCTCTTGAAGACCTCAGTATACATTGTTTGGGGCATGCTGGTCTTGTACATGAGTGTACATTA GGTGAAGAAAAGTTCACTTTTATCGAGGCCTGTGTTAACCCTCGTTCTGTCACCTTGTTGGTTAAAGGACCAAATAAGCATACTCTCACACAAATCAAGGATGCTCTAAGGGATGGACTTCGTGCCATCAAAAATGCCATTGAAGATG GTTGTGTGGTTCCAGGAGCAGGTGCAGTTGAAGTGGCAATAGCTGAAGCTCTTGTTAATTACAAGCATAGTGTAAAAGGAAGAGCTCGTCTTGGAGTACAAGCTTTTGCTAATGCCTTACTCATTATTCCTAAG gTTCTTGCTCAGAATTCTGGTTATGACCTGCAGGAAACTCTAGTAAAAGTTCAGGCTGAACATTCAGAATCAAAACAACCTGTTGGCATAGACTTGAATACAG GTGAGCCAATGTTAGCAGCTGATGCAGGAGTTTGGGATAACTATTGTGTGAAAAAACAACTTCTTCACTCTTG CACAGTGATTGCCACCAACATTCTCCTGGTTGATGAAATTATGCGAGCTGGTATGTCTTCTCTTAAAGGGTGA
- the CCT6B gene encoding T-complex protein 1 subunit zeta-2 isoform X3, which produces MAAITAVNSKAEVARARSALAVNICAARGLQDVLRTNLGPKGTMKMLISGAGDIKLTKDGNVLLHEMQIQHPTASLIAKVATAQDDITGDGTTSNVLIIGELLKQADLYISEGLHPRIIAEGFEAAKIKALEVLEKVKINKEMKREVLLDVARTSLQTKVPAELADVLTEAVVDSVLAIRRPGYPIDLFMIEIMEMKHKSETDTKEVSSGFFYKSAEEKEKLVKAERKFIEDRVQKIIDLKDKVCAQSSKGFVVINQKGIDPFSLDALAKHGIVALRRAKRRNMESYNDLCNFRLSLACGGMAVNSLEDLSIHCLGHAGLVHECTLGEEKFTFIEACVNPRSVTLLVKGPNKHTLTQIKDALRDGLRAIKNAIEDGCVVPGAGAVEVAIAEALVNYKHSVKGRARLGVQAFANALLIIPKVLAQNSGYDLQETLVKVQAEHSESKQPVGIDLNTGEPMLAADAGVWDNYCVKKQLLHSCTVIATNILLVDEIMRAGMSSLKG; this is translated from the exons ATGGCTGCGATCACGGCGGTGAACTCCAAGGCAGAGGTGGCGCGGGCCCGGTCGGCCTTGGCCGTCAACATATGCGCCGCCCGAGGGCTGCAAGATGTGCTACGTACCAACTTGGGGCCCAAGGGCACCATGAAAAT GCTTATTTCTGGTGCAGGTGACATCAAACTCACCAAAGATGGCAACGTACTGCTCCATGAGATG CAAATTCAACACCCAACAGCTTCCTTGATAGCAAAAGTGGCAACAGCCCAGGATGACATTACAGGAGATGGTACTACTTCCAATGTTCTAATTATTGGAGAGTTACTAAAACAAGCTGATCTTTACATATCTGAG GGCCTGCACCCTAGAATAATAGCTGAAGGATTTGAAGCTGCGAAGATAAAAGCACTTGAAGTTCTGGAAAAGGTTAAAAttaacaaagagatgaaaagagaagTCCTCTTAGATGTGGCTAGAACATCTCTACAAACTAAAGTTCCTGCTGAATTGGCTGATGTGTTAACAGAG GCTGTGGTGGATTCTGTTTTGGCTATTAGAAGACCGGGTTATCCTATTGATCTCTTCATGATAGAAATCATGGAGATGAAGCATAAATCAGAAACAGATACAAA aGAGGTGAGCTCTGGTTTCTTTTATAAGTCtgctgaagagaaagagaaactggtaaaagctgaaagaaaatttattgaaGATCGAGTACAAAAAATAATAGACCTGAAAGACAAAGTCTGTGCTCAGTCCAGTAAAGGATTTGTTGTCATTAATCAAaag GGAATTGATCCATTTTCCTTAGATGCTCTTGCAAAACATGGCATAGTAGCTCTTCGCAgggcaaaaagaagaaatatggaaAG CTACAATGACCTCTGTAATTTCAGACTCTCTCTTGCTTGTGGTGGAATGGCTGTGAATTCTCTTGAAGACCTCAGTATACATTGTTTGGGGCATGCTGGTCTTGTACATGAGTGTACATTA GGTGAAGAAAAGTTCACTTTTATCGAGGCCTGTGTTAACCCTCGTTCTGTCACCTTGTTGGTTAAAGGACCAAATAAGCATACTCTCACACAAATCAAGGATGCTCTAAGGGATGGACTTCGTGCCATCAAAAATGCCATTGAAGATG GTTGTGTGGTTCCAGGAGCAGGTGCAGTTGAAGTGGCAATAGCTGAAGCTCTTGTTAATTACAAGCATAGTGTAAAAGGAAGAGCTCGTCTTGGAGTACAAGCTTTTGCTAATGCCTTACTCATTATTCCTAAG gTTCTTGCTCAGAATTCTGGTTATGACCTGCAGGAAACTCTAGTAAAAGTTCAGGCTGAACATTCAGAATCAAAACAACCTGTTGGCATAGACTTGAATACAG GTGAGCCAATGTTAGCAGCTGATGCAGGAGTTTGGGATAACTATTGTGTGAAAAAACAACTTCTTCACTCTTG CACAGTGATTGCCACCAACATTCTCCTGGTTGATGAAATTATGCGAGCTGGTATGTCTTCTCTTAAAGGGTGA
- the ZNF830 gene encoding zinc finger protein 830, which produces MASSASARTPAGKRVVNQDELRRLMKEKQRLSTNRKRIESPFAKYNRLGQLSCALCNTPVKSELLWQTHVLGKQHREKVAELKGAKEATQGPSASSVPQSAKRKVSEADGQDAKRPKASPLPQVQPSTSALSTNFDKAGKESTRATLIKVSGLGLLPDYEDEEEEEEEEGGEGKRGDAGKQPPDAQGKEHSLSSSREATSSMLPSGFSDTNPPKAPLIPHSGSIEKAEIHEKVVERRENTAEALPEGFFDDPEIDARVRKVDAPKDQMDKEWDEFQKAMRQVNTISEAIVAEEDEEGRLDRQIGEIDEQIECYRRVEKLRNRQDEIKNKLKEVLTIKELQKKEEENVDSDDEGELQDLLSQDWRVKGALL; this is translated from the coding sequence ATGGCGTCCTCCGCCTCCGCTCGCACTCCGGCGGGGAAGCGAGTGGTGAATCAGGACGAACTGCGGCGCTTGATGAAGGAGAAGCAGCGTCTGAGCACCAACCGGAAACGGATAGAATCTCCATTTGCGAAGTACAACCGTTTGGGGCAGCTGAGCTGTGCCCTGTGCAACACCCCGGTGAAGAGCGAGCTCCTGTGGCAGACTCACGTCCTGGGAAAGCAGCACCGGGAGAAAGTGGCCGAGCTGAAAGGCGCGAAGGAAGCCACCCAGGGTCCGTCCGCCAGCTCAGTGCCTCAGTCAGCCAAGAGGAAGGTGTCGGAGGCGGACGGTCAAGATGCCAAAAGACCCAAGGCCTCCCCGCTGCCCCAGGTACAGCCCTCCACATCCGCTTTGTCCAccaactttgacaaagcagggaaggagtCCACTAGAGCGACCCTAATTAAGGTTTCAGGACTCGGTTTACTCCCTGATTatgaagatgaggaagaggaggaggaggaggagggaggagaagggaaaaggggagacGCCGGCAAGCAGCCGCCCGATGCACAGGGCAAGGAACACTCGCTTTCCTCCTCGAGGGAGGCAACAAGTAGTATGCTGCCAAGCGGCTTCTCGGATACAAATCCTCCCAAGGCCCCTTTAATTCCTCATTCAGGGTCAATTGAGAAagcagaaatacatgaaaaagtagtggaaaggagagaaaacacagcGGAAGCATTACCGGAAGGCTTTTTTGATGACCCTGAAATAGACGCTAGGGTTCGAAAGGTTGATGCCCCAAAGGATCAGATGGACAAAGAGTGGGACGAATTTCAAAAGGCCATGAGACAGGTCAATACCATTTCCGAAGCCATAGTTGCTGAAGAGGATGAGGAGGGACGGTTGGACCGGCAAATTGGGGAGATCGATGAGCAGATAGAATGTTACCGTCGGGTGGAAAAGCTTCGGAATCgccaggatgaaattaaaaataagcttaaagagGTTCTGACTATAAAAGAActgcagaaaaaggaagaggagaatgtTGACAGCGATGATGAGGGAGAACTCCAAGATTTGTTGTCTCAGGATTGGAGGGTAAAAGGGGCTTTATTATAG